A window of bacterium genomic DNA:
CCGCGCCGGCGGCGCCGTCTTCCCCTCGTCGCTCCCGCAACGCGCCAGCGCCGCTGCGGCCAGCGTATGGTCGGGGTCGCGCTCGAGAACCCGCCGCAACTGCTCGGAGGCGGCTTTGCGCTCGCCGCTCTCCAGCAGGCACAGGCCCAGCAGCCAGCGCGCGGACAGGGAATCGGGACAGCGGACGAGACCGCCGTTCAGAAGCTCGATCGCTTGCGCATTGCCACCGGTGCGCCGGGTCAGATCGGCCAAGGGGATGAAATGCCGCGAATGCGGATTGCGCTCGTGCTGCATCTCGAAGTATCTGATCTTCCGCTGCAAGGCCTGCGACCGCCTCTCCGGATGAGGT
This region includes:
- a CDS encoding tetratricopeptide repeat protein, whose translation is MQRKIRYFEMQHERNPHSRHFIPLADLTRRTGGNAQAIELLNGGLVRCPDSLSARWLLGLCLLESGERKAASEQLRRVLERDPDHTLAAAALARCGSDEGKTAPPAR